A region from the Thermincola ferriacetica genome encodes:
- the nadA gene encoding quinolinate synthase NadA: MSQYVQKLSQEILELKEKKNAVILAHLYQRPEVQDIADFVGDSLGLAQQAAGTNADIIVFCGVHFMAESAYILSPDKTVLLPDPNAGCPMADMVTAEALRKKKEEHPDAVVVCYVNSSAEVKAESDICCTSANAVKVVQSVPADKPILFVPDRNLGHYVGLKANRKVILWEGYCNTHDRLTEADIEKAKQEHPAAEVLVHPECKPEVVAKADGVFSTSGMIKYAKENPQEEFIIATEIGIMHQLRKECPDKKFYLASEKLICPNMKLTSLQKVKWALETEIPRITVDEEIRTKAIRALDRMLEIK; this comes from the coding sequence ATGTCACAGTATGTTCAAAAGTTGTCACAGGAAATTTTAGAATTGAAAGAAAAAAAGAATGCTGTAATTTTGGCCCACCTTTATCAAAGGCCGGAAGTTCAGGATATAGCCGACTTTGTGGGTGATTCCCTGGGGTTGGCTCAGCAGGCGGCCGGGACCAATGCTGATATTATTGTCTTTTGCGGTGTTCATTTTATGGCAGAAAGCGCTTATATCCTATCGCCTGATAAAACGGTTCTGCTGCCCGACCCCAATGCCGGATGCCCAATGGCGGATATGGTCACGGCTGAGGCATTGCGCAAGAAGAAAGAGGAGCACCCGGATGCTGTTGTAGTATGCTATGTGAATTCCTCTGCCGAGGTCAAAGCAGAAAGCGATATTTGCTGTACTTCAGCCAATGCCGTGAAGGTTGTCCAATCTGTTCCCGCAGATAAGCCCATATTGTTTGTGCCTGACCGCAACTTAGGTCATTATGTCGGGTTAAAGGCCAACCGGAAGGTAATTTTATGGGAAGGTTACTGCAATACGCATGACCGTTTAACTGAGGCAGATATTGAAAAAGCCAAGCAAGAACACCCGGCAGCAGAAGTACTTGTGCATCCCGAGTGTAAGCCGGAAGTGGTGGCCAAGGCTGATGGGGTTTTCAGTACTTCAGGGATGATTAAATATGCTAAAGAAAATCCTCAGGAAGAGTTTATCATTGCTACGGAAATTGGAATTATGCATCAACTGCGCAAAGAATGCCCGGATAAAAAGTTTTATTTAGCTTCCGAGAAACTGATTTGCCCTAATATGAAACTGACCAGCTTGCAAAAAGTGAAATGGGCTTTGGAGACGGAAATACCCAGGATTACTGTTGATGAAGAGATTAGAACGAAAGCCATTCGCGCGTTGGACAGGATGTTGGAAATAAAATAA
- the panD gene encoding aspartate 1-decarboxylase: MFRMMMKSKLHRATVTEANLNYIGSITIDKDLMENADILPNEKVQVVNNNNGARFETYVIEGPRKSGVICLNGAAARLVQPGDKVIIISYALLEDKEARSYRPKIIFLDDNNRVNEIHNCEEAGRIG, encoded by the coding sequence ATGTTTCGGATGATGATGAAATCCAAGCTCCATCGGGCCACTGTAACAGAAGCCAATTTAAATTATATTGGCAGTATCACCATTGATAAGGACTTGATGGAGAACGCAGATATTCTCCCCAATGAAAAAGTGCAGGTGGTAAATAATAATAATGGAGCCCGGTTTGAAACTTATGTAATTGAAGGTCCTCGCAAATCAGGGGTTATCTGCCTGAACGGGGCGGCGGCAAGGTTAGTTCAGCCGGGGGACAAGGTTATCATTATTTCGTACGCTTTGCTGGAGGACAAAGAAGCCAGGAGTTATCGGCCCAAAATTATTTTTTTGGATGATAACAACCGGGTTAATGAGATTCATAACTGTGAAGAAGCAGGCAGGATTGGTTAG
- the panC gene encoding pantoate--beta-alanine ligase, translated as MRLLKTIEEAKAYIKEVKTAGRSVGFVPTMGYLHEGHLQLMKVARRECDTVIISIFVNPIQFGVNEDYDKYPRDLTRDCELAASVGVDAVFAPTAAEMYPSGYATFLEVEGLTEKLCGLSRPGHFRGVTTVVTKLFNIVQPDIAYFGQKDAQQVLVIKKMVADLNMNLTVKTVETVREADGLAMSSRNTYLNKEERQAALVLYKSLQKARDMIRAGERQKSRVIAAMEALIKAEPLARIDYVDILSIPDLRDIEELKGEILIALAVYIGNTRLIDNFMLEV; from the coding sequence ATGCGGTTGCTGAAAACGATTGAAGAGGCGAAGGCTTATATTAAAGAGGTTAAAACCGCCGGAAGATCGGTGGGTTTTGTGCCGACTATGGGATACCTGCATGAGGGGCACCTGCAACTGATGAAGGTCGCCAGACGGGAATGTGACACGGTGATAATCAGTATTTTTGTAAACCCTATCCAATTTGGTGTGAATGAAGATTATGATAAATACCCAAGGGACCTTACAAGGGATTGTGAACTGGCCGCGTCGGTTGGCGTTGATGCTGTTTTTGCTCCTACTGCGGCAGAAATGTATCCTTCCGGGTACGCTACTTTTCTAGAGGTAGAAGGCCTGACGGAGAAACTCTGTGGCTTATCCCGACCGGGCCATTTTCGCGGAGTTACCACCGTAGTTACTAAATTATTTAACATTGTTCAGCCGGATATTGCTTATTTTGGACAAAAAGATGCCCAGCAGGTTCTGGTAATCAAAAAGATGGTTGCTGACCTGAACATGAATCTGACTGTTAAAACGGTAGAGACGGTGCGTGAAGCAGACGGGTTGGCCATGAGCTCGCGCAATACGTACCTGAATAAAGAGGAACGCCAGGCTGCTCTGGTATTGTATAAAAGCTTGCAGAAGGCCAGGGACATGATTCGGGCGGGAGAGAGACAAAAATCCAGGGTTATAGCGGCGATGGAGGCGCTGATTAAAGCTGAGCCTTTGGCCAGGATAGACTATGTGGATATCTTGAGTATTCCGGACTTGCGTGATATTGAGGAATTAAAGGGTGAGATACTTATTGCTCTGGCTGTCTATATCGGAAATACCCGGCTGATTGACAACTTTATGCTGGAGGTGTAA
- the panB gene encoding 3-methyl-2-oxobutanoate hydroxymethyltransferase: MSGKKVTTLTLKQKKQKGEKITMLTAYDYSAAKIFDEVGIDVLLVGDSLGMVVLGYESTLPVTMEDMLHHVKAVSRGTTNAMVVADMPFMSYHVSVGESVRNAGRFLQEAGANAVKLEGGREVADTVKAIIAAGIPVMGHLGLTPQSINQLGGYRVQGKDEAAARAIINNALALQDAGVFAIVLECVPAPLAKMVTERLDIPTIGIGAGKDCDGQVLVSHDILGLYSDFVPKMAKQYASLKPIIVDAVARYKKEVETGVFPAEEHSFQMAAEELNKLS, translated from the coding sequence ATGAGTGGTAAAAAAGTAACAACTTTAACTTTAAAACAGAAAAAACAAAAAGGCGAGAAAATTACAATGTTAACCGCGTACGATTATTCTGCTGCCAAAATATTTGATGAGGTAGGTATTGATGTGCTTCTTGTCGGAGATTCCCTGGGCATGGTGGTATTGGGTTACGAATCGACACTACCCGTAACCATGGAGGACATGTTGCACCATGTTAAGGCAGTTTCCAGGGGTACTACAAATGCCATGGTTGTGGCGGACATGCCCTTTATGTCTTACCATGTTTCCGTGGGTGAAAGCGTACGGAATGCCGGTCGGTTTTTGCAGGAAGCCGGAGCAAATGCGGTCAAGCTTGAGGGTGGCAGAGAAGTTGCCGATACCGTGAAAGCAATTATTGCAGCAGGCATACCTGTAATGGGCCACTTAGGTCTTACGCCGCAGTCAATTAACCAATTAGGCGGTTACCGGGTGCAGGGAAAGGACGAGGCCGCTGCCAGAGCGATAATCAACAATGCTTTGGCATTACAGGATGCCGGAGTGTTTGCCATTGTTCTCGAGTGTGTGCCTGCTCCCCTGGCCAAAATGGTTACTGAGCGGCTGGATATACCGACCATTGGGATTGGTGCAGGTAAAGATTGTGACGGGCAGGTTTTAGTCAGCCATGATATACTTGGCCTGTATTCTGATTTTGTGCCCAAAATGGCTAAACAGTATGCTTCTTTAAAACCTATTATTGTTGACGCGGTGGCCAGATACAAAAAGGAAGTAGAAACGGGAGTATTCCCGGCCGAAGAACATAGTTTCCAGATGGCAGCGGAAGAATTAAATAAATTATCGTAG
- a CDS encoding Rossmann-like and DUF2520 domain-containing protein: protein MKKVAVVGAGKVGTAMALLLQAKGFEICGIAGRNPTTVQETAKRLGTCGTLVPAQITKIADLIFITTPDRLIEKVCLQIRQDNGFGPGQVVVHMSGAMPAGVLGPAKEAGAYVLSVHPLQSFADVEQAIRNLPGSFFALEGDREALPVGMEIVKAVGGEYFLLETKHKPMYHMGAAVASNFLVAVLHWAIKIYQQLGMTQKEAINALWPLVNGSLKNISALGPVQALTGPIARGDLSTLKKHLQALSDYQPENEVLYKVLGLYTARIAREKGSIDDTAYNRMIQLFKGGIN, encoded by the coding sequence GTGAAAAAAGTTGCCGTGGTTGGAGCAGGAAAAGTAGGGACTGCTATGGCGCTTTTGTTACAGGCAAAGGGTTTTGAGATTTGCGGTATTGCCGGTAGAAATCCTACAACGGTTCAGGAGACGGCAAAAAGGTTGGGAACCTGCGGAACATTGGTTCCGGCACAAATTACCAAAATAGCCGACCTTATTTTTATCACTACGCCGGACAGGCTAATAGAAAAGGTTTGTCTCCAGATTCGTCAGGACAACGGTTTTGGGCCCGGTCAGGTTGTGGTACATATGAGCGGGGCTATGCCTGCCGGGGTCCTCGGCCCGGCCAAAGAAGCGGGGGCTTATGTTTTGTCAGTGCATCCACTCCAGTCATTTGCCGATGTGGAGCAGGCTATCAGGAATTTGCCCGGTTCCTTTTTCGCGTTGGAGGGCGACCGGGAAGCTTTGCCGGTGGGGATGGAAATTGTCAAAGCTGTGGGGGGAGAATACTTTCTGCTGGAAACCAAGCATAAGCCAATGTACCATATGGGGGCGGCTGTGGCATCCAACTTTCTGGTAGCAGTGTTACACTGGGCCATAAAAATCTATCAGCAATTGGGTATGACGCAAAAAGAAGCTATTAACGCTTTGTGGCCGTTAGTGAACGGCTCGCTAAAAAATATTTCCGCTTTAGGGCCCGTGCAGGCCTTGACTGGCCCAATAGCCAGGGGAGACCTATCTACTCTGAAAAAGCATTTACAGGCTTTGAGTGACTACCAGCCCGAAAACGAGGTATTATATAAAGTTTTGGGTCTATATACGGCCCGTATTGCCAGAGAAAAGGGGTCTATTGACGATACAGCTTATAACCGGATGATTCAACTCTTTAAAGGAGGTATTAATTAA
- the folK gene encoding 2-amino-4-hydroxy-6-hydroxymethyldihydropteridine diphosphokinase produces MVRAYIALGSNQDNPREKIRTALQRMHEVDGITVRKVAPLYLTEPVGYEEQEWFYNTVAEIETALPPSELLAALQKIENHLGRVRTVRWGPRTIDLDIILYGDEKILEEDLQIPHPRFEERAFVLAPLKDLAPDMILPSGNKIGEALKRLTDKKFVCIDQKIW; encoded by the coding sequence ATGGTTCGTGCATATATTGCACTTGGTTCTAACCAGGACAACCCAAGGGAAAAGATAAGGACAGCGCTGCAAAGGATGCATGAAGTGGATGGAATTACCGTACGGAAAGTGGCTCCCCTTTACCTCACAGAACCAGTAGGGTATGAAGAACAGGAATGGTTTTATAATACGGTAGCGGAAATAGAGACTGCTTTACCTCCGTCGGAACTGCTTGCTGCCCTGCAGAAGATTGAAAATCATTTGGGGCGGGTTAGAACCGTTAGGTGGGGGCCGAGAACCATTGACCTGGATATAATTCTTTATGGAGATGAAAAAATTCTGGAAGAGGACCTTCAGATTCCCCATCCACGCTTTGAGGAGAGGGCTTTTGTGCTTGCGCCGCTCAAGGACCTGGCGCCTGATATGATTCTTCCTTCCGGAAATAAGATTGGCGAAGCCCTGAAACGGCTGACAGACAAAAAATTCGTTTGCATAGACCAGAAAATATGGTAA
- the folB gene encoding dihydroneopterin aldolase — translation MGDKIILKGMQFHGRHGVFPGEKAMGQKFVVDLELSADLKKAGQTDDLAHTLNYADIYGLVKGIVTGKSFNLLEALAENIAQAILQNYQVKKVKVRVEKPQAPISGIFDYMAVEIKREKH, via the coding sequence ATGGGTGACAAGATAATTTTAAAGGGCATGCAGTTCCATGGTCGCCACGGGGTTTTCCCCGGAGAGAAAGCCATGGGGCAAAAATTTGTTGTTGATCTGGAATTATCTGCGGACTTAAAAAAGGCCGGCCAGACTGACGATCTGGCCCATACACTGAATTACGCCGATATATACGGCCTCGTAAAAGGAATTGTTACCGGGAAGAGCTTTAACCTGCTAGAAGCATTGGCCGAAAATATTGCTCAGGCTATTCTTCAAAATTACCAGGTAAAAAAGGTCAAAGTAAGGGTAGAAAAACCACAGGCCCCTATTAGCGGCATTTTCGATTATATGGCTGTTGAAATAAAAAGGGAGAAACATTGA
- the folP gene encoding dihydropteroate synthase, giving the protein MIRVRAIDINDSEKATKEISAIGPDEFGLKWMKPKAVHRTLKIEGIRTAVANIIKQEMLSKGGEVVLPRQAGNNTVDTCDILVMGTVRQFADLTAKLKMQPFGMAQLAEEISVVLKNLEGHGRKFLRCREHTLPLGEKTLVMGILNVTPDSFSDGGKFFELDKAIEHAKEMVEQGADIIDIGGESTRPNYDPVGAEEELERVIPVLERLVKEVPVPISVDTYKSQVARRALEVGAHILNDVWGLQADPDLAKVAAEYDVPLILMHNQRGTEYKSMMDDILASLRQSIQLALDAGVKEENIIIDPGIGFGKDTDQNLEVMNRLWEFKTLGYPVLLGTSRKSMIGNTLGLPVTERVEGTAATVAFGIAQGVDIVRIHDVKEMVRVARMTDAMVRR; this is encoded by the coding sequence ATGATAAGAGTAAGGGCTATTGACATAAATGACTCGGAAAAGGCAACCAAAGAAATATCTGCTATCGGGCCGGATGAATTCGGCTTGAAGTGGATGAAACCGAAGGCTGTCCACCGGACGCTTAAAATTGAAGGCATTAGAACAGCGGTGGCCAACATAATCAAACAAGAAATGCTGTCCAAAGGGGGCGAAGTAGTTTTACCCAGACAAGCAGGGAATAATACTGTTGACACCTGTGATATTCTGGTCATGGGGACGGTGCGGCAATTTGCCGATTTGACAGCGAAGCTAAAGATGCAGCCTTTTGGGATGGCGCAACTTGCTGAAGAGATATCTGTGGTCTTAAAGAACCTGGAAGGCCATGGCCGCAAATTTTTGCGCTGCCGTGAACATACGCTGCCCCTTGGGGAAAAGACTTTGGTGATGGGTATTCTCAATGTAACCCCCGATTCATTTTCGGACGGGGGCAAGTTCTTTGAGCTGGACAAAGCCATAGAGCATGCGAAGGAAATGGTTGAACAGGGAGCAGATATCATTGATATAGGTGGAGAGTCCACCAGGCCAAATTATGATCCGGTCGGGGCGGAAGAGGAGTTGGAACGGGTAATTCCGGTCCTGGAAAGACTGGTGAAGGAAGTGCCGGTGCCGATTTCCGTTGACACTTATAAGTCCCAGGTGGCCAGGAGAGCCCTTGAGGTGGGGGCCCATATACTTAACGACGTATGGGGCCTGCAGGCTGACCCGGATTTGGCCAAAGTGGCGGCGGAATACGATGTACCCCTTATTTTGATGCATAATCAAAGAGGAACAGAATACAAAAGTATGATGGACGACATTCTGGCATCCTTAAGGCAAAGTATCCAGCTAGCTTTAGATGCCGGCGTAAAAGAGGAAAATATTATTATTGACCCCGGTATAGGTTTCGGCAAGGACACTGACCAGAACCTGGAGGTAATGAACCGCCTTTGGGAATTCAAGACACTGGGCTACCCGGTTCTTTTGGGCACTTCCCGAAAGTCCATGATAGGAAATACTTTGGGGCTGCCTGTAACAGAAAGGGTTGAGGGAACGGCGGCAACGGTAGCTTTCGGTATTGCCCAGGGAGTGGATATAGTCCGCATTCACGATGTCAAGGAAATGGTCAGGGTGGCCCGTATGACCGATGCTATGGTAAGAAGGTAG
- a CDS encoding HD domain-containing protein has protein sequence MDRVEKILKDPFYQECIAKNEVKEAKRKFCKHAFQHMVDVARVAYILIMEAKELKNFIIQNNLGIREKAREVIYAAALLHDIARWHEYETGEDHAVKGAEIAEDILKRAGFDNREITIICQAIKEHRGSFTENMSLLGEYLHRADNLSRSCYFCPAKAECYKFDDMETGVKAILY, from the coding sequence ATGGACAGGGTGGAAAAAATACTGAAAGACCCGTTTTACCAGGAATGTATAGCCAAGAACGAAGTAAAGGAGGCAAAACGTAAGTTTTGCAAGCACGCCTTTCAGCATATGGTGGATGTAGCAAGGGTCGCTTATATCCTGATTATGGAAGCAAAGGAACTAAAGAATTTTATCATACAGAATAACCTCGGTATTCGGGAAAAAGCCCGGGAAGTGATTTATGCTGCAGCCTTACTGCATGACATCGCCCGGTGGCATGAATATGAAACGGGTGAGGACCACGCGGTAAAAGGCGCTGAAATAGCTGAAGATATATTGAAGAGGGCAGGGTTCGATAATAGAGAAATAACTATTATTTGCCAAGCAATTAAAGAGCACCGGGGTAGTTTTACAGAAAACATGAGTCTGTTGGGCGAATATTTACACCGTGCGGATAACCTGTCCAGAAGCTGTTATTTTTGCCCGGCCAAAGCGGAATGTTACAAGTTTGACGATATGGAAACAGGAGTTAAAGCAATACTCTATTAA
- a CDS encoding formate--tetrahydrofolate ligase — protein MPYNPRSMDPTKYKDWEIAQEAEKYLPSVEEWVEKLGLEKDELIPYGKTPKLNFLKIMNRLKDKPDGKYIEVTAITPTPLGEGKTTVSMGLIQGLGVKGKNVGGALRQPSGGPTMNVKGTAAGGGNALLIPMTEFSLGLTGDINDITNAHNLAMVALTSRYQHECNYTDEELAKRGLRRLDIDPKNVEMGWVMDFAAQALRNIIIGLGGKKDGYPMQSRFGISVSSELMAILAVSRDLADMRERIGKITVAYDRTGKPITTSDLDVAGAMTAWMRNTINPTLCYSVEGQPVLIHAGPFANIAIGQNSIISDRLGLKLFDYVVTESGFAADIGFEKFWNVKCRLSGNIPNVSVIVATIRALKMHGGGPAVAPGRPLPAEYTEENLGLVEKGFENLRHMIGIVKKSGIVPVVCINAFYTDTKAEHDLVRRLCEEEGVRCAVSNHWMYGGEGAAELADVVLDACNEPSNYKPLYPLEMPLRQRVEMIAKEVYGADGVSWSPVAEAKAKKFEADPQFADFQTMMVKTHLSLSHDPTLKGVPKGWVLPIRDVLVYSGAKFLCPMAGDISLMPGTASDPAYRRIDVDVNTGEVSGLF, from the coding sequence ATGCCTTACAATCCAAGGTCAATGGACCCGACCAAGTACAAAGATTGGGAAATAGCCCAGGAGGCTGAAAAGTATCTGCCCAGTGTGGAGGAATGGGTTGAAAAGCTGGGACTGGAAAAGGATGAACTGATTCCTTACGGAAAAACTCCTAAGCTCAACTTTTTAAAAATAATGAACCGCTTGAAGGATAAGCCGGATGGCAAATACATAGAGGTTACCGCCATTACCCCTACGCCCCTTGGCGAAGGTAAGACCACTGTTTCCATGGGTCTTATCCAGGGTCTTGGGGTAAAAGGAAAAAACGTTGGCGGCGCATTACGTCAGCCTTCCGGTGGACCTACCATGAACGTTAAAGGAACCGCTGCCGGTGGCGGTAATGCTCTGCTTATTCCTATGACCGAGTTTTCGCTGGGTCTGACCGGTGATATTAATGACATCACTAACGCTCATAACCTGGCTATGGTTGCTCTTACTTCCAGGTATCAGCATGAATGCAATTATACAGATGAAGAACTGGCCAAGCGCGGCCTGCGCCGGCTGGATATTGACCCCAAAAACGTAGAAATGGGCTGGGTAATGGACTTTGCTGCTCAGGCCCTCCGCAATATCATTATCGGTCTCGGTGGTAAGAAAGACGGTTACCCCATGCAGTCCAGGTTCGGTATTTCCGTAAGTTCTGAATTAATGGCTATTTTGGCCGTTTCCAGAGACCTTGCTGACATGAGGGAGCGTATTGGCAAGATTACTGTTGCCTATGACAGAACAGGCAAACCGATTACAACCAGCGATCTTGATGTAGCCGGCGCTATGACTGCCTGGATGCGTAACACCATTAACCCGACTCTCTGCTACTCTGTAGAAGGCCAGCCTGTATTGATCCATGCAGGTCCTTTTGCTAACATTGCTATCGGTCAGAACTCCATTATCTCCGACCGCCTTGGCTTGAAACTCTTTGATTACGTTGTAACCGAGTCCGGATTTGCCGCCGATATCGGTTTTGAGAAGTTCTGGAATGTTAAGTGCCGTTTAAGTGGCAATATTCCCAACGTATCCGTTATCGTTGCTACCATTCGTGCCCTTAAAATGCATGGTGGCGGTCCGGCTGTTGCTCCTGGTCGTCCTCTGCCCGCAGAGTATACCGAAGAAAACCTTGGCCTGGTCGAGAAGGGCTTCGAGAACCTGCGCCACATGATCGGCATTGTCAAGAAGTCCGGTATTGTACCTGTTGTCTGCATCAACGCTTTCTACACTGACACCAAGGCTGAGCATGACCTTGTCAGAAGGCTTTGTGAAGAAGAGGGCGTACGCTGTGCCGTATCCAACCACTGGATGTACGGCGGCGAAGGCGCTGCTGAACTGGCAGACGTTGTTCTGGACGCCTGCAACGAGCCCTCCAATTACAAACCGCTCTATCCGCTTGAAATGCCGTTGCGTCAGCGCGTTGAAATGATAGCTAAGGAAGTTTACGGTGCTGACGGTGTATCATGGTCGCCGGTAGCTGAAGCGAAGGCTAAGAAGTTTGAAGCAGACCCACAGTTTGCTGACTTCCAGACCATGATGGTTAAGACTCACCTGAGTCTGTCCCACGATCCTACTCTGAAGGGAGTGCCCAAAGGTTGGGTTCTGCCTATCCGCGACGTTCTCGTTTACAGCGGTGCGAAGTTCCTTTGCCCGATGGCCGGCGATATCAGCTTAATGCCTGGTACCGCTTCCGACCCTGCTTACAGGAGAATCGACGTGGATGTAAACACCGGCGAAGTAAGTGGTTTGTTCTAA
- a CDS encoding thioesterase family protein, with the protein MDINLQTGIKGESKVVVSENNTAIAYGSGGVEVFATPAMIALMENAALNSVEKFLPPGHTTVGINIQSTHLAATPVGMEVVARSELIRIEGKKLVFKVEAYDEKDKIGEGIHERFIINREKFMAKCEGKKQSG; encoded by the coding sequence ATGGACATCAACCTGCAAACGGGTATCAAAGGGGAAAGTAAGGTTGTGGTATCGGAAAACAATACGGCTATTGCTTATGGGAGCGGAGGGGTAGAAGTATTTGCCACTCCTGCCATGATAGCGCTCATGGAAAATGCAGCCCTTAATTCAGTAGAAAAATTCCTGCCTCCTGGTCATACCACTGTGGGGATCAATATTCAGTCAACTCATTTGGCGGCTACACCGGTTGGTATGGAAGTTGTTGCAAGGTCGGAACTGATTCGGATAGAAGGCAAGAAACTGGTTTTTAAAGTAGAAGCCTATGATGAAAAAGATAAAATCGGGGAAGGAATACACGAACGATTTATCATTAACCGGGAAAAATTTATGGCCAAGTGCGAAGGTAAAAAGCAAAGCGGATAA
- the ndk gene encoding nucleoside-diphosphate kinase: MERTYVMIKPDGVQRNLIGEIITRFERKGLKIVGLKMLQMDRAMAEKHYAEHTGKPFFEGLVSYITSGPVVAMVLEGKDVVATARAMNGATNPANAGPGTIRGDYAIEVGRNVIHASDSIDSANREIAIYFTESELCEYKKVLDDWIYE, from the coding sequence ATGGAAAGAACCTATGTAATGATTAAACCTGATGGAGTTCAGCGCAATTTAATTGGCGAGATTATTACCCGTTTCGAGAGGAAAGGCTTAAAGATTGTGGGCCTTAAAATGCTGCAGATGGACCGGGCCATGGCTGAAAAACATTATGCCGAACATACAGGAAAACCTTTCTTTGAAGGGTTAGTAAGTTACATTACTTCCGGCCCGGTAGTGGCTATGGTTTTAGAGGGAAAAGACGTCGTGGCTACTGCCCGTGCCATGAATGGGGCAACCAACCCAGCCAATGCCGGACCTGGGACGATTCGCGGCGACTATGCCATTGAAGTGGGGCGCAATGTAATTCATGCGTCAGATTCAATAGATAGCGCCAACAGGGAAATCGCCATTTACTTTACCGAGAGCGAATTATGTGAATATAAAAAGGTGCTTGATGATTGGATTTACGAGTAA